The proteins below are encoded in one region of Phaseolus vulgaris cultivar G19833 chromosome 1, P. vulgaris v2.0, whole genome shotgun sequence:
- the LOC137815643 gene encoding uncharacterized protein, giving the protein MWVDFTDLNKACAKDSYPLPSIDALVDSASGCRLLSFLDAFSGYNQILMHPRDECKTTFMNELSCYCYKVMPFGLKNARATYHRLMDKVLATMIGRNVQAYVDDIVVTSQVKDQHAADLEELFNTIAKYGLKLNPKKCVFGVEPDLPIRKVLQKPDVAGRMVRWAVELSEFDVQYEPRGPIKGQVYADFIVELSSAATHREEADSRWALRFAFKASNNQAKYEAFIVGMQLAKEMGAKSLLAKSDSLLVTGQVMEEYQAKDPQMTTYLVYVQILKETFAVSELVHVPREQNARADLLEKLASSGKRGRQRTVIQETMRTPRTTIGTVTEVHQISTSKGVKRSHRSLTQETLKTPRISTYTSSREESLHVCLVEGGETWMTLYRRYLAEGILPLEPTEARVLKKNSSRYTFLDGICSGMGTPTLSWLASVVGNARAL; this is encoded by the exons atgtgggtcgacttcacagacttgAACAAAGCCTGTGCAAAGGACTCTTACCCATTGCCCAGCATtgacgccctggtagacagcGCATCAGGATGTAGACTTCTTagcttcctggatgctttcTCTGGATATAACCAGATCTTaatgcatcccagggacgagtgcaagacaACGTTCATGAATGAGCTCTCctgttactgttataaggtgatgccttttgggctcaAGAATGCAAGGGCAACTTATCATAGATTGATGGATAAAGTACTCGCAACCATGATAGGGCGAAATGTCCAAGCGTATGTAGACGATATAGTGGTCACCTCCCAGGTGAAGGATCAGCACGCCGCTGATTTGGAGGAGCTGTTTAACACGATAGCAAAGTATGGATTGAAGCTAAACCccaaaaaatgtgtgtttggggTAGAGCCAG ACCTACCCATTCGCAAGGTCTTacagaaacccgatgtggcaggacgaatggtgcgctgggcagTTGAGCTATCAGAGTTCGATGTTCAATACGAACCAAGAGGACCTATCAAAGGCCAAGTTTATGCTGACTTCATAGTAGAGCTCTCCTCAGCAGCCACACACCGAGAGGAAGCAGATTCTAGATGG gccctacggtttgccttcaaagccagtaacaaccaGGCGAAGTATGAGGCCTTCATTGTTGGAATGCAGCTAGCCAAAGAGATGGGTGCGAAGAGTttgttggcaaagagtgactccctGTTAGTAACAGGACAAGTTATGGAAGAATACCAGGCCAAGGACCCTCAGATGACCACATACCTAGTGTATGTCCAGATTCTAAAGGAGACTTTTGCGGTGTCCGAGTTAGTACATGttcccagagagcagaatgcccgagctgacttgctagaaaagctcgccagttcaggtaAGAGGGGAAGACAGAGAACAGTCATACAGGAGACCATGAGGACACCTCGAACCACTATAGGTACCGTAACAGAAGTCCATCAAATAAGCACCTCAAAAGGCGTTAAGAGGAGTCAcaggtcgttgactcaagaaacgctgaaaacGCCCAGAATAAGCACGTACACATCATCAAGGGAAGAGTCGTTGCACGTTTGCCTAGTTGAAGGAGGCGAAACCTGGATGACACTCTACAGACGCTACTTGGCTGAAGGGATACTCCCGCTAGAGCCCACAGAGGCCAGAGTACTTAAGAAGAATTCGAGCAGGTATACCTTTCTAGATGGAATTTGTTCAGGAATGGGTACACCCACCCTATCCTGGCTTGCATCAGTGGTGGGCAATGCACGCGCATTATGa
- the LOC137813746 gene encoding syntaxin-22-like, translating to MSFQDIQGGPHPPSRRSQSPAQAVAAGIFQINTAVATFRRLVDAVGTVKDTSEHRQKLHNTRQRILQQVKDTSAKLKSLSESDRDANSNASQKIEDAKLARDFQTTLQEFQKVQQLASERELAYTPASPSSTLPISSGSGEESTGIDVESQPFIREQKRQEILLLDNEISFNEAMIDEREQGIREVEEQIGQANEIFKDLAVLVHDQGVVIDDIQSNIDASAGATTQARVQLAKASKSVKSRTSWCWWVLAIFVVVLVILLIVLIL from the exons ATGAGTTTTCAAGACATCCAAGGTGGGCCTCACCCTCCCTCTCGCCGGAGCCAGTCACCGGCGCAGGCCGTCGCCGCCGGAATTTTCCAGATCAACACTGCCGTCGCCACTTTCCGGCGACTCGTTGATGCCGTCGGAACCGTTAAAGACACTTCCGAACACCGTCAGAAACT GCACAATACGAGGCAGAGGATATTGCAACAGGTGAAGGATACTTCTGCTAAGCTCAAATCCTTGAGTGAATCTGATCGTGATGCTAATTCCAAT GCTAGTCAGAAAATTGAAGATGCTAAGCTTGCTAGAGATTTTCAAACGACATTGCAAGAGTTTCAGAAAGTACAGCAGCTTGCCTCTGAGCGTGAATTGGCTTACACCCCTGCCTCCCCCTCTTCTACTTTACCAATAAG CTCTGGCTCTGGTGAAGAATCGACTGGAATAGATGTTGAAAGTCAACCTTTTATTAGAGAGCAGAAGAG GCAAGAGATACTTCTATTAGATAATGAAATATCATTCAACGAGGCCATGATTGATGAAAGAGAACAGGGAATTAGAGAGGTAGAAGAGCAAATTGGACAAGCAAATGAAATATTCAAGGACCTTGCTGTTCTTGTTCATGATCAGGGAGTTGTTATTG ATGACATTCAATCAAATATTGATGCTTCTGCTGGTGCAACAACCCAAGCTAGGGTCCAACTAGCCAAGGCTTCTAAAAGTGTGAAATCCAGAACCTCATGG TGTTGGTGGGTGCTTGCAATTTTTGTGGTCGTGCTGGTCATATTACTTATTGTACTCATTCTTTAG